The Candidatus Binatus sp. genome has a segment encoding these proteins:
- a CDS encoding nuclear transport factor 2 family protein encodes MATQADREEILRLHRAWWESNFDFDIPKMRSVFAGERYLQYNLNGHPYYGLGEKTKLWEALKGNLSIPEISDPIDLRLEITDDMAWLACENVVRIQLAEGTEVPGVPLTPYRIRSTEVYQRDDGAGNRGWKMWHFHCSPTAAENEPRMPFGDSFASRKSK; translated from the coding sequence ATGGCGACGCAAGCTGATCGCGAAGAGATTCTGCGGCTCCATCGCGCGTGGTGGGAATCGAATTTCGATTTCGACATCCCGAAGATGCGATCGGTTTTCGCCGGCGAGCGCTATCTGCAATACAACCTAAACGGCCATCCGTACTATGGGCTCGGTGAGAAGACCAAGCTGTGGGAAGCGCTCAAGGGCAACCTCTCGATTCCCGAGATTTCGGATCCAATCGATCTCAGGCTCGAAATTACCGACGACATGGCATGGCTGGCCTGCGAGAATGTCGTGCGAATCCAGCTCGCAGAGGGAACCGAGGTGCCCGGCGTCCCGCTGACGCCGTACCGCATCCGTTCGACCGAGGTTTACCAGCGCGACGACGGCGCGGGAAATCGCGGGTGGAAGATGTGGCATTTCCACTGCTCGCCGACCGCCGCCGAAAACGAGCCGCGGATGCCATTCGGCGATTCCTTCGCGAGCCGGAAATCGAAATGA